A region of Vicia villosa cultivar HV-30 ecotype Madison, WI unplaced genomic scaffold, Vvil1.0 ctg.001224F_1_1, whole genome shotgun sequence DNA encodes the following proteins:
- the LOC131634090 gene encoding uncharacterized protein LOC131634090 — MSKVHDINSVQQLWNSMIAQEKFHMMKVYSMLMGDDSRIVWYHLMSHNFARPRAKVTLWLAIQDRLPTKKRLHKLGQIQDTTCALCGVAEESVDHLLFHCRHTVSLWDRLLEWLDIQTVGMKNINWIKRITKGKGQNKGILKAVLTEVVYSIWIYRNKRIFDSVMDNRDIQCMARDIIDTLVYRGWQKPKYRKIIVNTLM; from the coding sequence ATGTCAAAGGTTCATGATATTAATAGTGTTCAACAGTTGTGGAATAGTATGATTGCGCAGGAGAAGTTCCATATGATGAAGGTTTATAGTATGCTTATGGGGGATGATAGTAGAATTGTCTGGTATCATCTTATGAGTCATAATTTTGCTAGGCCTAGAGCTAAGGTGACATTGTGGCTTGCGATTCAAGACAGACTTCCTACAAAGAAGAGGCTTCACAAATTGGGTCAGATACAAGATACTACTTGTGCACTCTGTGGTGTGGCAGAGGAAAGTGTGGACCATCTACTGTTCCATTGTCGCCATACTGTGAGTTTATGGGATAGGTTGTTAGAATGGCTCGATATACAGACTGTAGGTATGAAGAATATCAACTGGATCAAGAGGATCACTAAGGGTAAAGGCCAGAACAAAGGGATTCTTAAAGCTGTTTTGACTGAAGTGGTTTATAGTATCTGGATTTATAGGAACAAAAGAATATTTGACAGTGTGATGGATAATAGGGATATTCAGTGTATGGCTAGGGACATTATTGATACCCTAGTGTATAGAGGGTGGCAAAAACCAAAGTATAGGAAAATTATAGTCAATACTCTTATGTAA